The Lewinellaceae bacterium DNA window TCTAGTCATCCGCATGCTGATGGCATACATTTTATTTATTTTCCTATTGCCGCATGCAACAACTCAAACCACCCAACGCTTTAGTAAACAAATGTTTATCGATCAGGGGGATACCCTCCCATACCGACTTTTATACCCGGATGCGAACCCGCACCGAAAATACCCCCTGGTCATATTTTTACATGGCTCCGGAGAACGCGGCAATGATAACGAAGCGCAACTCCAGTGGGGGGTGATGCAGTTTGCTACGGATGATAACATGATGCTGCATCCGGCAGTGGTTATCGCGCCACAATGTCCCAAAGGTGTGACCTGGTCTAATTTTGACCGGAGCACCATGCAGCTTAATCCGGAACCTTCGCAACCCATGCGATTGCTTCTGGGCCTGATTCAGA harbors:
- a CDS encoding prolyl oligopeptidase family serine peptidase translates to MKNLVIRMLMAYILFIFLLPHATTQTTQRFSKQMFIDQGDTLPYRLLYPDANPHRKYPLVIFLHGSGERGNDNEAQLQWGVMQFATDDNMMLHPAVVIAPQCPKGVTWSNFDRSTMQLNPEPSQPMRLLLGLIQKMIQTMPVDTNRIYITGLSMGGFGTFDALTRHPELFAAAVPVCGGGDPSKAASIVNVPIWIFHGADDPSVNVGLSQAMLKALTDAGARPGYTQYPEVGHFSWIEAYRDPMMLEWLFRQQKN